In the genome of Arachis stenosperma cultivar V10309 chromosome 6, arast.V10309.gnm1.PFL2, whole genome shotgun sequence, the window agaatcagagtatgagttatacctgggtgttccagtgtatttataatgctGTAGAGTGATCTTTTCTGGAGAtgagatagttatcttatcttatctttgagtggaGTTATCCTATCTTCAAGGGAATCGCCCTTGTTCTtctaggcttgggctgccctggAATTTGGGTCGtattcctctgtttgggccctttttgggctttcctggtgatCTGACCGaactctttgagaagaggttgGGTGATTCtggcctgaagaggtcggtcgaaTTGTTCGCCAAACAACTCgggtcggatagctcgacccagggtatgaacagtgacTGACATAGAGGTCAAAATTCAGTTCATGGGGGCTTTGTCATTCTGCCTCCATTCTTTGAACTTGCTTGATTCTTTCTTGCTTGAAGGAGAAGCTGATGGTTTTGTAAGGGTGACTTGTTTTGTTGAATCGGCTGCTGCCTTTTCTTGAACAGGTTCTTTTGAATCAAATTCAGGAGGAATTTTTGAGGGATCCAGATGATCTTCAAGTTCGAGAGTTTCAAGGGTGAGAAGAACAGCTTGCTGCCATATGGAGAAATTATTTTCTTTAAGTTTGTCTTGAATTGGAACCGAGATATTCTTGATAGTGGAAGTTGAATTCGGAAAAAGAAACGCCATGGATTTTCACAACCTTACTCTTGATACCATGTTAAGAGAAATGTATGAACACACTAGAGCTTCACAGTAGCAGAACCTCTAACTGGAAGAGCTCAGATCAATAGGAAATAATTTGCTGTTAACCACACACTGTAAAAAAGAAAACTAGTTTTGTTTATTGATATTGAATTCACACGCTTACAATGGAGtagatgtatatatatatatatatatatactcactAAAGCAGAGGAGTTTAGTTAGGCTGCTAAGGTGGAGAAAACAGAATTAACAAACTTTCCACCTTTTGTGGCTAACTGATACAGCTAATCTAACTACTCTAACCAACTAGCTTCTAATTTGTGTGCTTATTCTCAACAGTTCATATGGGCACTCTCTGCTCAATATGACTATGCCATAATTGTTTTCGATGTTGTCATGTATCACCTGCTTTGTGATAGAAAATTATCGGGATCACTCATTGAACAACTTCTGACTATGTTTGCCCCTATCCCAACATGGAGAGGAAAATTTTACAATGCACTGGAGACTCAGGAAATATGGAATATCCCTCATCAAAAGAAGCAGAAATTCTATTGCTCTTTTGTCCTAAGGAAATAGTCCCATTACAAACAAAAAATTCTCTATACAAGATGCAACATCAACATAGTAGGGTACTCAAAGATGTGGCCCACAGATAAAAAAAGATGTCTCAACAATCTTGCCAAACATCTTACTTTTTGCAATAACCTTGATATCTATACACTCTCAGAAATTATTGAAGGACTTTTTCTCTACCAAAAAGAAGATAGTTCTAGTTCCTGGAGAACGACCAGAACAATGCAAGAAGAGTTAAGGCAATTCCAGACTGATTTTTTTACTGGATCCATCTCTTTTCCAACCCCATCACTCGCTCAAGATTCAAACCCATTGGATAATCCACCACTTTCTCAGAGTACTTACAATTATGAGGAAGAAGCAAATGCAAGAGTCTATCCACTTTTATCTAGCCCATTACATGTGAATGCAGGAATTAGTGATGAACTGAAGAGGCATTAATTACTACTTATGAACGATTTGGTGACTACTATTTTCATCAAGAAGATACGATCATATTTGCTCTACATATGGAACATATAGATGATATTTCGGAGCATGAGCCCATCACTAAAATTCTGGCCCATAGTCAATAAATAATTATGAGTGTCTAGTAATTGTGTAAATAATGGAGTTGTTATCTTTATCCTTCCCGTGTCTAGATCCTAATAGTTTATTTAAAGTTGTTTGTCCTTTTGTAATGATGTGATaggagataagattttttttatttaccaaatgtcctgtttttattatttgtacAAATTTTTAACTTATTTGTAAGTTTCTATATATAGAGACCTCTATCTTTGTAAGAACTCGGAGTTTAATGAAAATTATTATGGGTCTCTTTGAATCCTAAACATCTATTGACTTATTATAGGTctcaattttattaaattattttattcataaatttttaaaattgtttaaatCATTATGccaatttttaagtttattattaaaatattatttttacaaTATATTGATTAATCCATCACTATCAAGTGAACTTATTCAATAAAATGAataattgaaaagtaaaaaataacaAAGGTAGAAAATTGTATAAGAAACAATGAATCAAGAGTAGGTGCTAGAATTTAAATTCACTTAATGTCTTACGATTTGTTTTATGTGAATTTCTGCGAAAACCTCTTTTTttgagtaattttttttaaaaaaataaaaataattttatatttaaatgtttcaaataaaaatattttttatttaataattatatttatgtataataatataaaaatattttttatttatttattatcttagaaatatttttttaaaataaaaaattaaaaaatataaattataacttttataaaaatattttttacttttttaataattttatttttattattaaaaatttaccaaatacgctaaaaaatataatttttttttaataacttaaTGCCATTCAAACAAGTTCTTAAATTCTCTAATAACTATTCATCTCTACTTTTCTAATATCCAGTGTAATTATGATCTTAATTACAATCACAGCTTAATGGCTCAAGTGCAATGACCCTCCTAATTAGATTAACCTAGTTAATGACTTAGCTTTAATTTAATTCCAACTAGTAATAAAGAACGTGAATTCATAAAACCATATAATAAGCAAGCATTTTTCGGACGGGTTATACTATAATTTACGACTCTGAtttgtttagtttattttaaaCTATGAACTCGCACTTATCAATCAGAAACATAAATTCATTTTAGGTTCATGACTTCTTAGTTTGAATTTAAGTAATTTATCATCTAAACTAATCTCATTTAATATTATTCtacatatttaataaataaaaaagatggaTTAACTGCTACAAGGGAAATGAAAATTCTATTGACAATCCAATCcaatatttatatatacaacTTGAAAAACATTTATCTtacattttcattttttgtttccTATTCAGCCTCGTTGGTTATTTTCTTTACGAAAAAATCACCGAGAGATATAGAAGCTTACTGCTCTTCATCAGTAAAATCAGGTTCCGCAGGCTTCTGAAGCAGCATGGGGGGTATTCTCTCCGGCATCCTTGTCTTCCTTGTGCGGTTACGGCGCAACAATCTAAGTGCATTGGCAGCAAACCTGGAGGCATATATGGTGGCACCTAGACTTGGTGAGCTACCACCTACCTTTGCCAATGCATCTTTCAGCCTATTCTCTTCTTCAACGAGAGACTCTTCAAGCTTTTTTTTAGCATAGCGACGCCAGGCCGCTTGAATGAAACATGCGGCCCATGTGCGCCACTGCTGCGAGTAGAACCGGAAAGTGTGGCGTAGCTGCTTGCTGTGAAGACGCCTGAATTGAGAAGCCACAAACTTCAAGTCATCGGCTTTTAGAGCGAAAGCTTCCACTTCTGAAAGTGTTTGGACAGTCCTGGTTGAGATGGGGAGGTTGGATGAAGAATGAGGATCTAAAGCCCATGTGAGAAGCTCTTCTCCGCAAAAGTCACCGGCTTTAAGATACTCGGAATTAAAGAAGCCTGTTCTTCCTCCGTTGGTTGTCATTGTCAATAACCTGCCTCGCATTATGAAAAGCATCTCATCGACAGGGTCTCCTTCCCGGACAATATAGCTTTCTTCCGTGTAAAGCACTGGCTTAAGACGATCACACATGGCATCCAAAAGTTGTTCATCCATTTTCTCAAACATTGGCACCTTAAAGATCATACAAGATAAAATATCTAGTTAGTACTAGCAATATTATCAGAACACTGTTAATTGAATACTCCAAAGGCGATGTTTATCCTTTTACTTTAAGTTGTCAATAAATCCATCAGGTTTTGGGATATTCCAAAATCAGTCATGACCAATAGATCTTTTCCAGAAAGGAAGAAACACTTGCACAAACTAAAATTGGAGCAATATTCACACCAAACTTATTATATCGGTGCATTAAATCACCATGAGGAATAAAATAAGAGCATTTAAAATGAATATTTTCATGCAATTAATGCAGTCATCCAATCTTAAAGAGATCTTTGTAGTTGCATATGAGATTACATGACAAAGTAGGTGGAGAAACTTACTCTCATCAGCAAAGCCAAGCAAAGATGGCGCTTAATGTCCCTTCTCAAATCCTTTGGAAGATTGCAAATCAAGTTATCCTCATCAACACCTCTGGTTTCTTGCCATTTGTACTGCTCATATCGTCTGATTCGCTGCCTAAGGCTGTCAGGGAGGAGTCTATGAGACATCCACTGTTCTGCATCTCTCCTTTTCACCCTCATCTCCTCTAatcttgttgttgttgattgCAAATATGTCTGTTAGAAAATAAGTATAATTGCATAATATTAGTCAAGATACACACAAGCACCAATTGTTTACTTGTACAATAAACTGCAAATACACAGATGTCTTAAATGTCAAATTTTTATTGCATGTATATGGATATGATGTGTTAGTTCAGTAAATAAATAGACATTTTTATTGGTTTCGTTTTTTAGCATCTCAGCAGAAATGTCTATAAAAAGGCCAAGGAATCAAAATTATAGGGTAATAAATGGAGAAATGGATATTATTTAGGAAGGAAGTTAATGCATGTCTTATTTTGCAAATAATTCCCAATACCAGGAGATCTTAATTCTACTAGTTATAAGAAAACTACTTGGCcataaacacaaaataaagtGTAACTACCAAAAACACTTGGAACAGATTTCAGTAGCTACATGTGCCTATGGATATCAATTTATTACCAAATCCAAGATCAATAAACAGTGTGTGTGCTACCTTTGCATGATTAGAAACAACTCAAGAGACATTAGTTACAAACCTGCATATTCCCGATAAGGAATGAAAATAATACCAACCCAGCGATGGAAATGAAAACTGCAAAGCAGATTTCCCACACAAAGGTACTTGTCGTCAGGTTTTGACCAAGAGAACTGCAATTTAAGCACCAATCTCCCCCAAAAAAGGATGGAGGAAAAATGACAGAAGATCAGATAACAACAACATTGGAAAGATGTGCATCACaccaaaatttgaaaaagtgATCAGATAGTCATATCAAGCACTCCCCCTACACCCTCTACGTTCATCAAGCCATTAAAAAGATACAAAATGCTTTCGATGATATAATCTTTCTCAAAGTTCCATCCATTTATTTTTAACCCCCGCGGGGGGTTGGTAGAATCAGAAATGTCAAATAGCTTGTTATGCTCATTTATCTGCAAAGTACATGAATTGCAAATTTAAACTGAAGAATTATATCCCTAAAGACGCAACCAGTATGGAAATCTTATCTCACATCACACTTCACAGAACAGTTACCATATAGAGTGAAATAAGAATCAACGAATCGCACCTCAAACTTTTTAGGCCCcaccaaaaacaataaaagaactTTTGTGGAAAGTCTCTTGACTCCACAACACCAGATTGAAGGGCATCAAGGAATATCCCAAAATCAAAAAGTGTCGTGTTTGTCTCCTTTATTGGGCAAGAAGCATTGAGAAACGTTGAAATTGTGCTTAACCCTCCTTGATGATTGTTGCAATACATGTCCTCCTTATTACATGTTGCATTACTTCGGGTGCAGGCTTTTTGCCAGCATGTGGTTTCCCGTTCTATAGAAAACAAGTACCAAAAGGCACCAACAACCTGAAAGAATAAGAACAGGATTAGCTAGATATGCAGGCAATATTATTCTGAGATTTCATgaacattatatattttattaaaaaatgagACAATAATCTGCCAGATTTAAAAATGCATTATCAGGAAACAAACTTAAATGGCACAGACCTGAGAGTTTTAAACTACAATATACGTAGTGACCTTAAAAGCATGAACAAATAGGGCACAATATCAAAACTATGAAGAAGAATTTTGAAGATGTGTATCACATATGACACTGTAAGAACTGGTATCCGACAAAAGATAAAGAGCGATAGTACAATATAAACTGAAGAACGTGGAGAAGAAACCAGTGTGGTCTTGCCCTCTGTCTAGTTAGTGTATATAGTGCATTGAAGGAATGAAAGAAAAAGTAACAATGCGAACCTAGTCTGAGTCTAATTTTGAAGGTTCTGAAATCTGAATACTACTCTAAGGAATTCTCCCACAGCCCATATATAGTCCTAATATTAACCACCTCACTCCCATGAAACTCAATAGAGTTGGTTAAAAATATCCCTTCTCCCCAATATCTAAGTCCATTTCACTATTTGCCTCTTTTCTTGCTGAATGGAATACATTGGTTCCTAACAGACACTAACTACTGAAATGATTCCAAGAGAATGCAGGGCTCCTTCTCTAAGTGAATTTTCTTGATACCAACCTCATAGGACCTGATACCAGAAAACTAACATGGTTTGGCTACAGTTTGCGGGGTAAACAAATAAGAAAGTTGGCCTCACTATTTAACAAAGAAATTGTCAGATCAATACATCTAAACATGttgtatattaatttaatataccAACATCGACATGCTTCATACATAATAACTATAAAAGAATTATATTGGAAAGAAAAGGTTTTAACTATAATCCAATCAGCACAAGAGTTGCACAAAAATCATACTATACCCCCATACACCTTTATAGCTGGCCCACATTTAAGACAAGCCCTAACTTTAAATCCTCAAAAAAATTTGCACAACCCTACAACACTACAAATTCAAGAAAAACGCATGCCAATACCCAATAGTCTAATATCTGTATCTTGTAATCTACATCTAACCCATGCTTGTATAGGCCACATCATCACCACAAGTGCAGATATATGTGACCAACAAAATGGTTCttcattgaaaaaataaaacaacacTGTTCTAGGCCAAATAAACCATCACCACATATGCAAAATGGCATATTCACAG includes:
- the LOC130935735 gene encoding cyclic nucleotide-gated ion channel 1-like isoform X2; this encodes MRTQQDKFVRFQDWNSDKGSESNYPVINIAPSQRFKTTLNSISAKFQRGLEYGFQRIKRFSSSFKSFLFSRAFSSNFSSRKKILDPQGPFLQKWNKIFVLLCVIAVSLDPLFFYVPVIDDEKKCLSLDNKMEITATVLRTFSDIFYIVHMIFQFRTGFIAPSSRVFGRGVLVEDSWAIAKRYLTSYFLVDILSVLPLPQVVGAFWYLFSIERETTCWQKACTRSNATCNKEDMYCNNHQGGLSTISTFLNASCPIKETNTTLFDFGIFLDALQSGVVESRDFPQKFFYCFWWGLKSLSSLGQNLTTSTFVWEICFAVFISIAGLVLFSFLIGNMQTYLQSTTTRLEEMRVKRRDAEQWMSHRLLPDSLRQRIRRYEQYKWQETRGVDEDNLICNLPKDLRRDIKRHLCLALLMRVPMFEKMDEQLLDAMCDRLKPVLYTEESYIVREGDPVDEMLFIMRGRLLTMTTNGGRTGFFNSEYLKAGDFCGEELLTWALDPHSSSNLPISTRTVQTLSEVEAFALKADDLKFVASQFRRLHSKQLRHTFRFYSQQWRTWAACFIQAAWRRYAKKKLEESLVEEENRLKDALAKVGGSSPSLGATIYASRFAANALRLLRRNRTRKTRMPERIPPMLLQKPAEPDFTDEEQ
- the LOC130935735 gene encoding cyclic nucleotide-gated ion channel 1-like isoform X1, with protein sequence MRTQQDKFVRFQDWNSDKGSESNYPVINIAPSQRFKTTLNSISAKFQRGLEYGFQRIKRFSSSFKSFLFSRAFSSNFSSRKKILDPQGPFLQKWNKIFVLLCVIAVSLDPLFFYVPVIDDEKKCLSLDNKMEITATVLRTFSDIFYIVHMIFQFRTGFIAPSSRVFGRGVLVEDSWAIAKRYLTSYFLVDILSVLPLPQVVILIVIPGMSGYKSLNTKNLLKFIVFFQYIPRVFRIIPLYKEVTRTSGILTETAWAGAVFNLFLYMLASHVVGAFWYLFSIERETTCWQKACTRSNATCNKEDMYCNNHQGGLSTISTFLNASCPIKETNTTLFDFGIFLDALQSGVVESRDFPQKFFYCFWWGLKSLSSLGQNLTTSTFVWEICFAVFISIAGLVLFSFLIGNMQTYLQSTTTRLEEMRVKRRDAEQWMSHRLLPDSLRQRIRRYEQYKWQETRGVDEDNLICNLPKDLRRDIKRHLCLALLMRVPMFEKMDEQLLDAMCDRLKPVLYTEESYIVREGDPVDEMLFIMRGRLLTMTTNGGRTGFFNSEYLKAGDFCGEELLTWALDPHSSSNLPISTRTVQTLSEVEAFALKADDLKFVASQFRRLHSKQLRHTFRFYSQQWRTWAACFIQAAWRRYAKKKLEESLVEEENRLKDALAKVGGSSPSLGATIYASRFAANALRLLRRNRTRKTRMPERIPPMLLQKPAEPDFTDEEQ